Proteins encoded by one window of Aspergillus chevalieri M1 DNA, chromosome 6, nearly complete sequence:
- a CDS encoding cysteine--tRNA ligase (BUSCO:EOG092611G7;~COG:J;~EggNog:ENOG410PGE0;~InterPro:IPR014729,IPR009080,IPR032678,IPR024909, IPR015803;~PFAM:PF01406;~go_function: GO:0000166 - nucleotide binding [Evidence IEA];~go_function: GO:0004812 - aminoacyl-tRNA ligase activity [Evidence IEA];~go_function: GO:0004817 - cysteine-tRNA ligase activity [Evidence IEA];~go_function: GO:0005524 - ATP binding [Evidence IEA];~go_process: GO:0006418 - tRNA aminoacylation for protein translation [Evidence IEA];~go_process: GO:0006423 - cysteinyl-tRNA aminoacylation [Evidence IEA]), which yields MPLSSPRFRSTLLSLTYLSKSRSQRLPCFPSLFSLRTTSRFMTTAARQQPQWRQPPSHPEASSRLPALKVWNSLTRTKTPFIPLDKEGKKVTWYACGPTVYDDAHLGHARNYVSTDIIRRIMRDYFKFDVNFVMNITDVDDKIILRARQQHVFTEFVSSHPKIDAEVLDVAKTAYAAYLKKNLPLLDSELPVSQYQDQAEKNYAVVLNGGPLPGNEKAGDDEAKVKMHIKTAASAAKVISQAERSENVADPSSFAESFYTESQDLLLPYLDALKGASINADDHGIFTKLTRKYEERFMQDMRDLNVLDPDELTRVTEYGSEIADFVEKIVENKFGYATEDGSVYFDINAFEAAGHPYARLEPWSRSDNKLLAEGEGALINKASDKRSTSDFALWKASKPGEPSWASSWGKGRPGWHIECSAMASARLGQQMDIHSGGIDLAFPHHDNELAQSEAYWAHAHSHEQWVNYFLHMGHLSIQGSKMSKSLKNFTTVREALERKEWTPRSLRIVFLLGGWRDGIEITEDLINTGTSWEEKVNNFFIKMKDPSALQGSGTDTSLAAALEVAKTAVDEQLCDSFNTPGAMNAISELITKYNSADKSTLNPKDVEAVARFVTSIVNIFGLNGTATADSTEIGWSGIDVPEEAKPYLYPLSSIRDSLRQAARSQGGVSFSQVSEIVDKGTVPEETSESAKPYASLLSDFRTKVTSLEKSESLGKDILSLCDRVRDIDLFDLGIYLEDRDNQPALVRPVTRELIQARQEKAARAQQKLIEKANKEREALQRLEKGKLSHLEMFRTNEYSAWDEEGLPTRDAAGEEINKSRTKKLRKDWERQKKLHEAWLASQMGTQ from the exons ATGCCCCTTTCCTCTCCCCGATTCCGATCTACTCTCCTCTCTCTGACCTATCTGTCCAAATCGCGCTCACAGCGATTGCCCTGTTTCCCCTCTTTGTTTTCCCTTAGAACGACATCCAGATTCATGACCACCGCCGCGCGCCAGCAGCCGCAATGGCGGCAACCGCCCTCGCACCCCGAGGCCAGCTCGCGTCTACCCGCATTGAAGGTGTGGAACTCGCTGACCCGCACGAAGACGCCGTTTATCCCGCTCGAcaaggaggggaagaaagtTACTTGGTATGCGTGCGGGCCGACGGTGTATGATGATGCGCATTTGGGACATGCGAGGAACTATGTTAGCACGGATATCATCCGGCGGATTATGCGGGATTACTTCAAGTTCGATGTGAATTTTGTGATGAATATTACGGATGTTGATGATAAG ATTATCCTGCGGGCACGACAGCAGCACGTTTTTACCGAGTTTGTGTCGTCCCATCCGAAGATCGACGCTGAGGTTTTGGATGTCGCCAAGACTGCGTACGCCGCGTACCTGAAGAAGAATCTTCCGTTGCTCGACTCTGAACTCCCCGTTTCTCAGTACCAGGACCAGGCGGAGAAGAACTATGCGGTTGTGTTGAATGGTGGACCTTTGCCGGGTAACGAGAAGGCGGGTGACGATGAGGCGAAGGTGAAGATGCATATCAAGACTGCTGCGTCGGCGGCCAAGGTTATTTCGCAGGCAGAGCGCTCGGAAAACGTTGCGGACCCCTCGTCTTTTGCGGAGAGTTTCTACACCGAGTCCCaggatcttcttcttccgtaCCTTGATGCGCTTAAGGGTGCATCGATTAACGCGGACGACCATGGGATATTCACCAAGTTGACACGCAAGTACGAGGAGCGGTTCATGCAGGATATGAGAGATCTCAACGTGCTCGACCCTGACGAGCTGACTCGTGTTACGGAATACGGCTCGGAGATTGCCGATTTCGTGGAGAAGATTGTGGAGAACAAGTTCGGTTATGCTACGGAGGACGGTTCGGTCTACTTCGACATCAATGCGTTTGAGGCAGCAGGCCACCCGTATGCTCGGTTGGAGCCGTGGAGCCGTTCGGACAACAAGCTGCTAGCGGAGGGAGAAGGTGCACTGATCAACAAGGCTTCCGACAAGCGTTCCACCTCCGACTTTGCCCTCTGGAAGGCCTCCAAGCCGGGTGAGCCTAGCTGGGCCAGCTCCTGGGGTAAGGGACGACCGGGTTGGCACATTGAGTGCTCTGCTATGGCTTCTGCCAGGCTTGGCCAGCAGATGGATATCCACTCTGGTGGTATTGACTTGGCGTTCCCCCACCACGACAACGAGCTTGCCCAGAGTGAGGCCTACTGGGCGCATGCCCACTCGCATGAACAGTGGGTCAACTACTTCCTGCACATGGGTCACTTGTCCATTCAGGGATCGAAGATGTCGAAGTCGCTCAAAAATTTTACCACTGTTCGTGAGGCGCTGGAACGCAAGGAGTGGACACCGCGGAGTCTGCGTATCGTCTTCCTGCTCGGTGGCTGGAGAGATGGTATTGAGATCACCGAGGATCTGATCAACACTGGAACTTCGTGGGAAGAAAAGGTCAACAACTTTTTCATCAAGATGAAGGATCCTTCAGCCCTGCAGGGATCTGGTACGGATACTTCTCTTGCTGCTGCGCTTGAAGTGGCCAAGACCGCTGTCGACGAGCAGCTCTGCGACTCGTTCAACACCCCAGGAGCGATGAACGCAATCTCTGAACTTATCACCAAATACAACAGCGCTGATAAGTCTACTCTCAACCCTAAGGACGTCGAGGCGGTTGCACGTTTCGTGACCTCGATTGTTAACATCTTTGGTCTCAATGGCACTGCCACTGCAGACAGCACCGAGATTGGCTGGTCTGGCATTGATGTTCCGGAGGAGGCCAAGCCCTACTTGTATCCCCTATCCTCTATCCGTGATTCGCTCCGTCAAGCTGCCCGGTCCCAAGGCGGCGTTTCCTTCAGTCAAGTGTCTGAGATTGTGGACAAGGGTACCGTACCGGAGGAGACCTCGGAGTCGGCTAAGCCTTATGCCAGTCTGCTTTCCGACTTCCGGACCAAGGTGACGTCTCTCGAGAAGTCCGAAAGTCTTGGAAAGGATATTTTGTCCCTTTGCGACCGCGTCCGCGATATCGACCTGTTCGATCTGGGAATCTACCTCGAAGACCGCGACAACCAGCCGGCCCTCGTCCGCCCGGTTACTCGCGAACTGATTCAAGCTCGTCAAGAAAAGGCCGCAAGGGCGCAGCAGAAATTGATCGAAAAGGCAAACAAGGAGCGTGAAGCACTCCAGCGTCTGGAAAAGGGTAAACTGAGCCACCTGGAGATGTTCCGAACCAACGAATACAGTGCGTGGGATGAAGAAGGCCTGCCCACGCGCGACGCTGCAGGCGAGGAGATCAACAAGAGTCGGACCAAGAAACTCCGCAAAGATTGGGAGAGGCAGAAAAAGTTGCATGAGGCTTGGTTGGCGAGTCAGATGGGGACTCAATAG
- a CDS encoding UBA/TS-N domain protein (COG:S;~EggNog:ENOG410PJMR;~InterPro:IPR009060,IPR036869,IPR015940,IPR011990;~go_function: GO:0005515 - protein binding [Evidence IEA]) codes for MDDLSGLSFTPSSSNEPKKPPPMSSSTLFPDVRRNDNSGRTTPLSTSSGRSNTPSKPATPAGDSFANLVSFGPSNPNKNLSLAEQQKRLQEERAKKEAENRSRLEAQYGAQNNQFWDTLEKGGSKPAPTPSQQPQSPDEDDILAAFNAAAPVDASTHFPIPSHSPSPHVGMTRVQQPVPNQQAPPAQDPMAIFDDDDPFGLGQMPSKPAPAPATAPQTAQDDDDDDFLGELNKPVTEFSRPELPPKPKAPEPGPEPEPQARAPPRPSSGVDRAIAELVDMGFPADKASQALSTTPSGTDVQAAVGWLLTQAHEESRQKTGRRSRLEPQPSELERSRERGGGRDPSWMREERPTVTRTRSDNRSPASAEKDPAQLAASFGNNLLKTAGSLWKTGSKRMQQVVQDLNAEHDPNQPRWMKEAAAFEEPLPQPRPRGGQQPSEPPQGNVPGMTDEALLLESGGAPPRPPRNVPSRNPFQQHDEPRPTGSSSDLRSQASSRERREPQPSFLRQQTREESRDSRSRLNKLAVEEQSAQAYVSPARRKRPVAQSPVPAPEPAVDLFDSPAPTNRPTPKPSPSPAPPSRPSTTPSSTASLPTRPKAPPRSIPPVSQEALASTNRHRTKAAEAYKRGDYAAAHESFATALTMLPDRHPITIIIRSNHAMTALKVGEPKSAITDADAMLDLIGPSKGENEQIDLGTTEPPKPMKDFFGKALMRKAEAQEQLERWADAAKTWKLAMETGHGGGQSIQGRNRCEKAAGISKPTPPKASTPARRPPAPTPKKPSGLADLTGPAASQNSEAVNRLREANQAAERADDEKFALSESVDARLAAWKGGKQDNLRALLGSLDTVLWPEAGWKKVNMSELIMPNKVKINYMKGIGKVHPDKIPTNATTEQRMISASVFATLNEAWDKFKRENNL; via the exons ATGGACGACCTCAGCGGCCTGAGTTTTACCCCCAGCTCGTCCAACGAGCCCAAAAAACCGCCACCCATGAGCTCCAGCACGCTATTCCCTGACGTGCGGCGCAATGACAACTCTGGCAGGACCACGCCTCTATCCACCTCCTCCGGACGCTCGAACACCCCTTCCAAGCCGGCAACCCCGGCCGGCGACAGTTTCGCGAACCTCGTCTCGTTCGGCccctccaatcccaacaaaaACCTATCTCTTGCCGAGCAACAGAAGCGACTACAGGAGGAAAGGGCCAAGAAGGAAGCGGAGAACAGAAGTCGACTTGAAGCGCAGTACGGTGCGCAGAATAATCAGTTTTGGGATACTCTGGAAAAGGGGGGCAGCAAGCCTGCACCTACTCCCTCTCAACAGCCACAATCTCCCGATGAGGATGACATTCTAGCTGCCTTCAACGCCGCTGCGCCGGTTGACGCATCAACGCATTTCCCAATTCCCAGTCATAGCCCGTCTCCTCATGTCGGAATGACCCGGGTGCAGCAGCCAGTTCCCAATCAACAAGCCCCTCCGGCACAAGATCCCATGGCCATctttgacgatgacgatcCGTTCGGTCTCGGTCAGATGCCTTCTAAGCCGGCCCCAGCACCGGCCACCGCACCCCAGACTGCGcaggacgacgacgacgacgatttTCTTGGAGAACTTAATAAACCCGTTACTGAATTCTCGCGACCGGAACTGCCACCTAAGCCTAAAGCCCCCGAACCTGGGCCCGAACCCGAGCCCCAGGCCCGAGCTCCACCCAGGCCATCAAGCGGAGTAGACCGGGCGATTGCAGAACTCGTGGATATGGGATTTCCTGCAGATAAAGCGAGTCAAGCGTTAAGCACGACTCCTTCGGGGACTGACGTCCAGGCGGCTGTTGGCTGGCTTCTTACCCAGGCGCACGAGGAGTCTCGACAGAAGACTGGTCGGAGGTCGAGGCTTGAGCCTCAACCTAGTGAATTGGAACGGAGCAGAGAAAGAGGTGGAGGGAGAGATCCGTCGTGGATGAGAGAGGAGAGACCTACTGTGACCAGAACCCGCAGCGACAACAGATCACCTGCGTCTGCGGAGAAAGATCCCGCTCAACTTGCTGCTAGTTTTGGCAACAATCTTCTGAAAACTGCTGGCTCTTTGTGGAAGACCGGGAGTAAACGGATGCAGCAGGTGGTTCAGGATTTAAATGCGGAGCATGATCCCAACCAACCCCGGTGGATGAAGGAAGCCGCTGCTTTTGAGGAACCGCTTCCGCAACCACGTCCTCGTGGTGGTCAGCAGCCCTCTGAGCCTCCTCAAGGAAATGTCCCAGGGATGACCGACGAGGCCCTCCTTCTTGAATCAGGGGGtgctcctcctcgtccgccTCGCAACGTTCCATCCCGCAACCCCTTCCAGCAGCATGATGAACCGCGTCCGACTGGCAGCAGCAGTGATCTCCGAAGCCAAGCTTCGTCCCGGGAAAGACGTGAGCCGCAGCCCTCATTTCTTCGACAGCAGACAAGGGAGGAGTCGAGAGATTCTAGATCTCGCCTGAACAAACTTGCAGTGGAGGAGCAGTCGGCACAAGCATATGTCAGTCCTGCTAGAAGGAAACGGCCAGTTGCGCAGTCGCCTGTGCCTGCACCTGAACCAGCTGTGGATCTGTTCGATTCGCCCGCACCCACAAACCGTCCAACACCAAAACCATCTCCTTCCCCGGCCCCGCCGTCGCGGCCTTCTACTACGCCTTCCAGCACTGCTTCTCTGCCCACACGGCCCAAGGCACCTCCGCGGTCGATACCTCCTGTTTCCCAAGAAGCTCTTGCTTCCACCAACCGGCACCGCACCAAAGCAGCAGAAGCTTACAAGAGAGGTGACTACGCAGCAGCCCATGAGAGTTTCGCGACAGCCCTCACGATGCTACCCGACAGACACCCAATCACCATTATCATCCGTAGCAACCACGCAATGACAGCCCTGAAAGTTGGCGAACCCAAATCCGCCATCACCGACGCCGACGCAATGCTCGACCTAATCGGCCCTTCCAAAGGCGAAAACGAACAAATCGACCTCGGCACTACCGAACCCCCCAAACCAATGAAAGACTTCTTCGGAAAAGCCCTAATGCGCAAAGcagaagcccaagaacaactCGAACGTTGGGCAGACGCCGCCAAGACATGGAAACTAGCAATGGAAACCGGCCACGGCGGCGGCCAGAGCATCCAAGGCCGCAACCGCTGCGAGAAAGCCGCTGGAATCAGCAAACCCACGCCGCCCAAGGCCTCCACCCCCGCGAGAAGACCCCCAGCACCGACGCCCAAGAAACCATCCGGCCTGGCCGATCTCACCGGCCCCGCCGCGTCTCAAAACTCCGAAGCAGTCAACCGCCTCCGCGAAGCAAACCAAGCCGCCGAACGCGCGGACGACGAAAAATTCGCGCTCTCTGAATCCGTCGATGCACGACTGGCTGCTTGGAAGGGCGGAAAACAGGATAATCTCCGCGCGCTGCTGGGTAGTCTGGATACAGTCCTATGGCCCGAGGCGGGGTGGAAGAAGGTTAATATGTCCGAGTTGATCATGCCGAATAAGGTGAAGATTAATTATATGAAGGGGATTGGGAAGGTGCATCCTGATAAG ATTCCGACGAATGCAACCACCGAGCAGCGGATGATTTCTGCGAGTGTGTTTGCGACGCTGAATGAGGCGTGGGATAAGTTTAAGAGGGAGAATAATCTCTGA
- the trm61 gene encoding tRNA 1-methyladenosine methyltransferase subunit GCD14 (BUSCO:EOG09262H50;~COG:J;~EggNog:ENOG410PJ45;~InterPro:IPR014816,IPR029063;~go_component: GO:0031515 - tRNA (m1A) methyltransferase complex [Evidence IEA];~go_function: GO:0016429 - tRNA (adenine-N1-)-methyltransferase activity [Evidence IEA];~go_process: GO:0030488 - tRNA methylation [Evidence IEA]), with amino-acid sequence MPSPFLTPGTRSQPDTLALLHLRRDHALPTILRIHDDENLGYKEGKVTTTRFGSYPHSTLLDQPWGTQIVASKVDTGSRGRKPHLKRKAADLENANSNPSSEGEAQARPQPQAAVQASSGFCHLLYPTPETWTASLPHRTQVVYTPDYSYILHRLRVRPGGTIIEAGAGSGSFTHAAARAIFNGYPSAETQTQTPPTKKCRRFGKVCSFEFHAQRVERVREEIHQHGLDDIVRVNHRDVYADGFLLPSEHGTESPKASAIFLDLPAPWLALKHLTRNPPDGQQSPLDPSSPVYICTFSPCLEQVQRTISVLRQQGWLNIEMVEVNHHRIEARRERYGLESEGIRGATVFPKSVDEAISKMRSVDERARKFREAEAAGLDPAATLEQPQQQQQSSQSQAQAAQAQLHSQLQSSIPAYSQGRLVHRSEQDLKTHTSYLLFAVLPRDWSEDDEAKCRERWPSHKVDSEAGVQKSKKQMKREAREQREKQRGEQKEG; translated from the coding sequence ATGCCCTCTCCATTCCTAACACCCGGCACTCGGTCGCAACCAGATACCCTCGCTCTCCTGCACCTTCGCAGAGACCACGCCCTCCCGACAATCCTGCGCATCCACGACGACGAAAACCTAGGCTACAAGGAAGGAAAAGTCACAACAACACGCTTCGGCTCCTACCCGCACAGCACACTCCTCGACCAACCATGGGGTACACAGATCGTCGCATCAAAGGTCGACACGGGGTCGCGCGGGCGCAAACCGCATCTCAAGCGCAAAGCCGCGGATTTGGAGAATGCGAACAGCAATCCTAGCAGTGAGGGTGAAGCACAGGCAAGACCGCAGCCGCAAGCTGCCGTGCAGGCATCCAGTGGATTCTGTCATCTTCTTTACCCCACGCCAGAGACATGGACTGCGTCGCTCCCGCATCGCACGCAGGTCGTCTACACCCCGGACTATAGCTACATCCTGCACCGACTACGAGTGCGGCCCGGGGGCACGATCATCGAAGCAGGAGCAGGCAGCGGCTCGTTCACACACGCAGCCGCACGGGCAATCTTCAACGGCTACCCATCCGCTGAAACACAAACacaaacaccaccaacaaagAAATGCCGCCGCTTCGGCAAAGTCTGCAGCTTCGAGTTCCACGCGCAGCGAGTCGAGCGCGTCCGCGAGGAGATCCACCAGCACGGCCTCGACGACATCGTCCGCGTGAACCACCGCGACGTCTACGCAGACGGTTTCCTCCTCCCGTCAGAACACGGAACTGAATCCCCCAAAGCATCCGCCATCTTCCTCGACCTGCCCGCCCCCTGGCTCGCCCTAAAACACCTCACCCGCAACCCACCAGATGGGCAACAATCCCCCCTCGACCCATCTTCCCCAGTCTACATCTGCACCTTCTCGCCGTGCCTCGAACAAGTGCAGCGCACAATCAGCGTCCTCCGCCAACAAGGCTGGCTGAACATTGAAATGGTCGAGGTAAACCACCACCGCATCGAAGCGCGCCGCGAACGCTACGGCCTCGAGTCCGAGGGCATCCGCGGCGCAACCGTGTTCCCCAAATCCGTCGATGAGGCGATTTCGAAAATGCGCTCTGTTGACGAGCGCGCGAGGAAGTTTCGCGAGGCCGAGGCTGCGGGCCTCGACCCCGCTGCTACGCTTGAACAaccacagcaacagcaacaatcaTCACAATCCCAGGCCCAGGCCGCACAAGCGCAACTACACTCGCAATTACAATCCTCCATCCCAGCATACAGCCAAGGGCGCCTCGTGCATCGCTCCGAGCAAGATCTCAAAACGCACACGTCGTACCTCCTCTTTGCCGTGCTTCCGCGCGACTGGAgcgaagatgacgaggcGAAGTGTCGGGAGCGGTGGCCGTCACATAAAGTTGATAGCGAGGCTGGTGTGCAAAAGAGCAAGAAGCAGATGAAGCGGGAGGCGAGGGAGCAGCGGGAGAAACAACGGGGGGAGCAGAAGGAGGGGTAG
- a CDS encoding URC4/urg3 family protein (COG:S;~EggNog:ENOG410PI0G;~InterPro:IPR012469;~PFAM:PF07958;~TransMembrane:1 (i161-181o)), protein MGLFKRKDSKQSIHSDKDEQESYVSAPSARTSNVSLKSPGFKGASGLPTSIPELPIARPPDPALDPAAYLRSIHAVRDRCNIILRKAKRNELNHFNVDMTKFGITASYVVSIIKRDYAPDYASIPPHGRWQHFEVGGRPRINQLLQSWPSSIDAQERTRRLIDLFVISVLLDAGAGTRWSYRSKESGKYFSRSEGLAVAALEMFKSGLFSSDPTEPCQVDGAGLKKITVDVLAKGMQHSEQNPLAGLEGRAGLLMRLSEALNNQELFGVDARPGNMLDYLLSHPSTLASSVPIVPITTLWSVLMDGFSSIWPSSRSQIDGAPLGDAWPCWSLPQSPPAPAWQCIVPFHKLTQWLCYSVMVPMQKLMNIHFAGSDLLTGLPEYRNGGLLIDMGLMTLKEPDLQRGLEAFRENSQIKGQPSVEVVPLFSADDDVIVEWRAATVGFLDELLLEVNSQLGLMGDDQLTLPQLLEAGSWKVGLQPLILSKQCTNSARAVVKLQRSRDQTPKNHRL, encoded by the exons ATGGGCCTCTTCAAACGCAAAGACTCCAAGCAGTCCATCCACAGCGACAAGGATGAACAGGAATCATACGTCTCCGCCCCCAGTGCCCGGACCTCGAATGTCTCGTTGAAATCCCCCGGCTTCAAGGGAGCAAGTGGTCTGCCCACCTCTATTCCAGAGCTCCCTATCGCCAGACCTCCCGATCCCGCGCTGGATCCCGCTGCTTACCTTCGCAGCATCCATGCCGTTCGGGATCGCTGCAACATTATCCTGCGAAAGGCTAAACGGAACGAGCTCAACCATTTCAATGTGGATATGACCAAGTTTGGAATTACCGCTTCCTATGTGGTGTCTATCATCAAG AGAGACTACGCCCCCGACTATGCTTCAATCCCGCCGCATGGCCGTTGGCAGCACTTCGAAGTTGGTGGTCGACCTCGCATCAACCAACTGCTCCAATCATGGCCTAGTTCCATCGATGCGCAGGAACGGACCCGCCGTTTGATCGATCTGTTCGTCATCTCCGTGCTCCTCGATGCCGGCGCAGGTACCCGCTGGTCCTACCGCTCCAAGGAATCCGGCAAGTACTTTTCGCGTAGTGAAGGTCTGGCCGTCGCGGCTCTCGAGATGTTCAAGAGCGGTCTTTTCAGCAGTGATCCCACGGAGCCATGTCAGGTCGATGGTGCTGGGTTGAAGAAGATTACCGTCGATGTATTGGCCAAGGGAATGCAGCATTCCGAGCAGAACCCGTTGGCTGGCTTGGAGGGTCGTGCAGGATTGTTGATGCGACTGTCGGAAGCTTTGAACAACCAGGAGCTTTTCGGGGTGGATGCTCGACCTGGTAACATGCTTG ACTACCTACTTTCCCACCCATCGACACTTGCTTCCTCGGTTCCCATCGTCCCCATTACAACGCTCTGGTCCGTTCTGATGGACGGATTCTCCTCGATTTGGCCGTCTTCCAGAAGTCAGATCGACGGCGCGCCCCTCGGAGATGCCTGGCCATGCTGGAGCTTGCCGCAGTCcccgccagcaccagcatggCAGTGTATCGTTCCTTTCCACAAGCTTACCCAATGGCTGTGCTACTCGGTTATGGTTCCGATGCAGAAATTGATGAACATCCACTTCGCAGGCAGCGACCTTCTCACCGGCTTGCCTGAGTACCGCAACGGTGGTCTGCTGATTGACATGGGCCTGATGACTCTGAAGGAACCGGATCTCCAGCGTGGCCTGGAAGCGTTCAGAGAGAACTCTCAGATCAAGGGTCAACCGAGTGTGGAAGTCGttcctcttttctccgcCGATGACGACGTCATTGTTGAATGGAGAGCTGCTACTGTTGGTTTCCTGGATGAGCTGCTGCTAGAGGTCAACTCGCAGCTTGGGTTGATGGGGGACGATCAATTGACGCTTCCGCAGCTGCTCGAAGCTGGTTCATGGAAGGTTGGTCTTCAACCCCTTATTCTATCTAAGCAATGCACTAACTCTGCCAGGGCGGTCGTGAAATTGCAGAGGTCTCGAGACCAAACACCAAAGAACCACCGATTATGA
- a CDS encoding transaldolase family protein (COG:G;~EggNog:ENOG410PJER;~InterPro:IPR018225,IPR013785,IPR001585;~PFAM:PF00923;~go_function: GO:0003824 - catalytic activity [Evidence IEA];~go_process: GO:0005975 - carbohydrate metabolic process [Evidence IEA]): protein MTINTGLDYLRTKTVVDCDTLDEQVAKTYGPFIDCTSNQAIAYGELSKPKNSALKADSLAEAGRLLSRFEGVEVFELAVEIAMVKLALRIAPHITGHVHIQTNPYYSFSTEKTIVNALRIVQLFQTLHPGFEQSRICIKIPATWEGMMACRILELAGVHTLATTLFTMAQAVLAAEVGCSYVAPYVNQLRVHFEMGFADPNKLLPLCVEIQKYYKSINSKTLVLPASLTSTAEIYALAGVNHITIAPGLLAQLAEPNLESGAEVKSLFDVGVAAAGDVEKEGKGVSFVNDESAYRMAFTRDLHGGSEEKLSQAINLFCDMQDKMVQIMKAAKIAY from the exons ATGACAATCAACACAGGACTCGATTACCTCCGGACAAAGACTGTTGTTGACTGCGACACCTTGGATGAGCAAG TGGCCAAAACCTATGGTCCTTTCATCGACTGCACGTCTAACCAG GCTATTGCATACGGCGAACTTTCTAAACCAAAAAATTCAGCCCTGAAAGCAGACTCCCTCGCCGAGGCAGGGAGGCTTCTATCGAGGTTTGAGGGTGTCGAGGTTTTCGAGTTGGCTGTTGAGATTGCG ATGGTCAAACTAGCCCTCAGAATCGCCCCGCATATCACCGGCCACGTGCATATCCAGACGAATCCTTATTACTCGTTTTCAACGGAGAAGACTATTGTTAATGCCCTAC GAATCGTCCAGCTCTTCCAGACCCTCCATCCAGGATTTGAACAATCCCGCATCTGCATCAAGATCCCAGCAACATGGGAAGGAATGATGGCGTGTCGTATCCTGGAGCTAGCAGGCGTGCATACACTAGCTACCACACTATTCACAATGGCGCAGGCTGTACTCGCTGCAGAGGTGGGATGTTCGTATGTCGCGCCGTATGTGAATCAGCTCAGAGTTCATTTTGAGATGGG GTTTGCCGACCCAAACAAACTACTCCCCCTCTGCGTGGAAATCCAGAAGTACTACAAATCCATCAACTCCAAAACACTTGTCCTACCCGCTAGTCTCACCTCGACGGCGGAGATTTATGCCCTAGCGGGCGTGAACCATATCACCATTGCGCCTGGGCTGTTGGCACAGCTTGCGGAGCCGAATTTGGAGTCGGGGGCTGAGGTAAAGTCGCTTTTTGATGTGGGTGTTGCGGCTGCTGGCGATGTGGAAAAGGAGGGTAAGGGTGTGTCATTTGTGAATGATGAGTCTGCGTATCGGATGGCGTTTACGAGGGATTTGCATGGAGGGAGTGAGGAGAAGTTGTCGCAA GCGATCAATTTGTTCTGCGATATGCAGGATAAGATGGTGCAGATTATGAAGGCTGCAAAGATTGCATACTGA